In the genome of Acidobacteriota bacterium, the window GAACCGTGCATGTGGCGTTGGAGGAAGGAACTCAGGCGGGCTGGCTTTACGATTTGATCCGGCCGCTAGTGGCAGAAGTCATAGTTTGCAACCCGCGGCGCAACAAGCTGCTTCAGCCCGGTAACAAGGGAGATCGGATTGACGTTAAGAAACTGGCGACGCTGCTGCGACTAGGCGAGCTGCACTCGGTCTATCAAGGGGGCCAGGCGATTGAAGGCTTGAAGCAGTTGGTTCATGGATACCAAACGCTGGTCGAAGACACGACCCGTGCGATGAATCGACTCCGAGCAGTGTTCAGGAGCCGACGGATCAACTGCAACAGCACAGTTTACAACCACGACAAGCAGCAGCAGTGGACTGGAGAAGCTGGATATATTCTATTTAAGGAACTGCTTATCAAATGAGTAAAATCACGCGTCGCGAACTGTTGCGTCTTACCAGTACAGTGATCGTTGGAAACGCCCTGGTTGGCTGTAGCAATGCACCAGAGAATCATCCGATTGTCATGAATTCGGATAAGCCGATTATTACACTGCAAGGGCGAACCCTGCCCTCGGATGCCGCGCCGCTGGAAAAACAGATTTTGTATGTCCCGGCCGACGAGCCGCGACATCTCGACATTTCACGCGATATTTATGGCGCGGGCGTTGCAATAGGCTGGGGCGGTGAACCGCTTTTGAGGCGCGACCAAAATCAAAATCTCGTTCCGGCAATGGCTGAATCTTATAAAGCAGGCGAGAACGCGGAATATTGGGATTTTGTCATACGCAAAGATGCGCGTTGGAGTGACGGCGTGCCGATTACGGCGGACGATTGGGTTTTTACTTTTCGCCATCTGGCTTCACCCAATCTTGATAATCCCTGGACGTGGTTTTTTTACGACATCAAAGGCATTCAAGCGTTAAAAGAGGGCAACGGGCGCCCGGAAGATGTCGGAGTTGAGGCGTTAGATGACAGAACCATCCGCATTTATGGCGAAGACGGCGCGATTCCGCATCTGCCATCTCTGCTTGCATATCAAGCCGCAGTTCCCACACCGAAACACAAGGCGGAAAACAATCCCGAACACTGGGCAGACACGGCGGAAGGTTTTGTCTCGTCAGGTCCGATGCGCCTTTTGAGTTGGGAGCACAATCAGCGACTTGAGTGGGATACTAATCCATTTTACAACGGACCGCATAAACCCGGAATTCAGCGCTTGATTCAAATAGTCGGAGCGCCTACGCTTGGTTGGTTTATTTCCTGGCTCAATAAGGAGATTGATTGCATCAGCAATCTGCAACCGCAGGAACTCGCGCAAGTGCGTAATAACATAGAATTAGAGAAGTATCTGCATTCGTTCAACAATTTTCAGACCGAGTATCTATCGCTTAATTGTATGCGCCCGCCGTTTGATAATTTAAAACTCAGGGAAGCACTTTCGCACGCGATTGACCGCGAACCGTTTTGCAACAAAGTAATGCTGGGAACGCGCATTCCCGCTTTCTCGATGTTGCCGCCCGATTTTCCCGCTCATAATTCTGAATTAAAATCGGTGCAGGATTTTAGTATCGAAAAAGCGAAAGCACTTTTAGCGGAAGCTGGCTACCCGAATGGCAAAGACGCGAGCGGAAAGCAGCTTGTATTGGAAATGTTTTCCAACGGGCGAGAAGTTGCGCTGGAATATGTCAAAGACCAGTGGGAACGTTATCTCGGCATCAACGTTAATCTGCGAATCGTGGAAAAAGGCTATTGGGCAGCGCAGCGGGCGCAACACGCAATGCCGCTTTATAGCGGACAGTATGAGTATGATTTCCTCGACCCGGCCAATATGCTGACGCGGCTTTGGCGGAGCACGAGCGAGCAAGGTTCACCACGCCACGCCTGGCGAAATGCAACCTTTGATGAGTTGGTTGCGCAAGCGGGGCGCGAAATTAATGATCAACATCGCATAAATCTTTACCAACAGGCAGAGCGTATTTTGGTTGAAGATGTCGGCGGGATATTCTTAACTCATCTGGTGACGCATCAAGTGTGGTATCCATACTTGACGGGGTTCGAACCGGACAAAAACGGAAATGTGGTTTTCCGCTATTTAGATATTTCGCGTTTTCAGATGTATATCCGCAACGATGTTGACCAATGGCGCGGTTAAGAAGTAAAAGGCAAAAGTAAAAAGTAAGAAATTATTCCACCCTTTAGGCTTTTACGTTTTACTTGAATTCTTATGTCTAAAACTTTGCTGGAAGTCGAGAATCTTCAAACACAATTCAAACTAGAAAAAGCCATAATCCGAGCTGTCAACGGCGTGTCTTTTTCAATTGATGAAGGCGAGGTTTTGGGTATCGTCGGCGAATCAGGTTGTGGCAAAAGCGTTACTGCGCTTTCGATTATGCGGCTTATCGAACCGGCCGGCGAAGTTACAAACGGGAAGGTAGTCTTTCACGACGAAGATGAAGAAATAGATCTATTGACGCTTTCCGACAAAAAACTCGAAACAATCTTGGGAAACCGAATCTCAATGATTTTTCAAGACCTGATGACATCTCTCAATCCGGTTTTGTCAATCGGCTATCAGATAATGGAGATTCTGCGCGCCCATCGTGGTTTATCTAAGGGTGAAGCGCGAGAACGCGCAATTTATCTTTTGCAGCGCGTAGGAATT includes:
- a CDS encoding peptide ABC transporter substrate-binding protein yields the protein MSKITRRELLRLTSTVIVGNALVGCSNAPENHPIVMNSDKPIITLQGRTLPSDAAPLEKQILYVPADEPRHLDISRDIYGAGVAIGWGGEPLLRRDQNQNLVPAMAESYKAGENAEYWDFVIRKDARWSDGVPITADDWVFTFRHLASPNLDNPWTWFFYDIKGIQALKEGNGRPEDVGVEALDDRTIRIYGEDGAIPHLPSLLAYQAAVPTPKHKAENNPEHWADTAEGFVSSGPMRLLSWEHNQRLEWDTNPFYNGPHKPGIQRLIQIVGAPTLGWFISWLNKEIDCISNLQPQELAQVRNNIELEKYLHSFNNFQTEYLSLNCMRPPFDNLKLREALSHAIDREPFCNKVMLGTRIPAFSMLPPDFPAHNSELKSVQDFSIEKAKALLAEAGYPNGKDASGKQLVLEMFSNGREVALEYVKDQWERYLGINVNLRIVEKGYWAAQRAQHAMPLYSGQYEYDFLDPANMLTRLWRSTSEQGSPRHAWRNATFDELVAQAGREINDQHRINLYQQAERILVEDVGGIFLTHLVTHQVWYPYLTGFEPDKNGNVVFRYLDISRFQMYIRNDVDQWRG
- a CDS encoding transposase, yielding MNSLKYVALDVDSANIVAGVYDSKGKSMMECFVKTNSIAVRQFFKLLDGTVHVALEEGTQAGWLYDLIRPLVAEVIVCNPRRNKLLQPGNKGDRIDVKKLATLLRLGELHSVYQGGQAIEGLKQLVHGYQTLVEDTTRAMNRLRAVFRSRRINCNSTVYNHDKQQQWTGEAGYILFKELLIK